Proteins encoded in a region of the Methylosinus trichosporium OB3b genome:
- a CDS encoding DUF2493 domain-containing protein — MITDRDDNRHEPHASSPTNHILQELQLYGYRPFQDEPDPRPLPEGRIVSGAVADIFDALIAALQDTRLEPDLGDMLWSTVNLFHRAVERIERELDDNEQAQRRSQREQDGGEVKSVELERLTAEGQTLLERRDAFELMRDQAAEHYERHTGSSWRPRGGSMVNHRNLTSAMIDSRDFLAAKKRSENEVLLPAGPKIAVTGGLDFNDHRLIWAKLDQVRAKHPDMVLLHGGSPKGVERIAARWADHRKVPQIAFKPDWAKHAKAAPFKRNDAMLEVLPIGVIVFPGTGIQENLADKARKLGIPVWRFGAGGA, encoded by the coding sequence CCCGACCAACCATATCCTCCAGGAATTGCAGCTCTACGGCTATCGCCCCTTTCAGGACGAACCCGATCCGAGGCCATTGCCGGAAGGGCGCATCGTCTCGGGAGCCGTCGCCGACATCTTCGACGCGCTGATCGCGGCATTGCAGGACACCCGCCTCGAGCCGGATCTCGGCGACATGCTCTGGTCGACCGTCAATCTCTTTCACCGCGCCGTGGAGCGGATCGAGCGCGAACTCGACGACAATGAGCAGGCGCAACGCCGCTCGCAGCGCGAGCAGGATGGCGGCGAGGTGAAATCCGTCGAGCTGGAGCGCCTCACGGCCGAAGGGCAGACGCTCCTCGAGCGCCGTGACGCTTTCGAGCTGATGCGCGATCAGGCCGCCGAGCATTACGAGCGTCACACAGGATCGTCCTGGCGACCGCGCGGCGGATCGATGGTCAATCACCGCAATCTCACTTCGGCGATGATCGACAGCCGGGACTTCCTCGCAGCGAAGAAGCGCTCCGAGAACGAGGTGCTGTTGCCCGCCGGTCCGAAGATCGCTGTGACTGGCGGCCTCGACTTCAACGACCATCGCCTGATCTGGGCGAAGCTCGACCAGGTCCGCGCCAAGCACCCGGACATGGTGCTGCTGCATGGCGGCAGCCCGAAAGGCGTCGAACGGATCGCCGCACGCTGGGCCGACCACCGCAAGGTTCCGCAGATCGCCTTCAAGCCCGACTGGGCCAAGCACGCCAAGGCGGCGCCCTTCAAGCGCAACGACGCGATGCTGGAGGTCTTGCCGATCGGCGTCATCGTCTTTCCCGGAACCGGCATCCAGGAGAATCTCGCCGACAAGGCTCGCAAGCTCGGAATTCCAGTTTGGCGCTTCGGCGCAGGCGGCGCGTGA